The Sulfolobus acidocaldarius DSM 639 genome has a window encoding:
- a CDS encoding tRNA pseudouridine synthase A, whose amino-acid sequence MREEDTEEKFGYYADKRPIESLIKNSIINLDKPPGPTSHEVAYWVKKLFNITKAGHGGTLEPV is encoded by the coding sequence TTGAGAGAAGAAGACACTGAAGAGAAATTTGGCTATTATGCAGATAAGAGACCAATCGAATCTTTGATAAAAAACTCCATAATCAATTTAGATAAACCACCTGGTCCAACAAGCCATGAGGTAGCTTATTGGGTAAAAAAGCTTTTTAACATTACCAAAGCAGGACATGGAGGAACCCTAGAACCCGTATAA
- a CDS encoding 50S ribosomal protein L14e encodes MPAIEIGRICVKTRGREAGKKCVIVDIIDSNFVLVTGPKEINGVKRRRVNILHIEPTDKKVEINKGATDQEVKQAIEQSGLTDFIKEAVKPKIPVI; translated from the coding sequence ATGCCTGCAATAGAGATTGGTAGGATTTGTGTAAAAACTAGAGGCAGAGAAGCTGGTAAAAAATGTGTAATTGTAGATATTATAGATAGTAATTTTGTTCTAGTAACAGGACCAAAAGAGATTAATGGAGTCAAAAGGAGAAGAGTCAATATACTTCATATTGAACCAACAGACAAGAAAGTAGAAATAAATAAAGGAGCAACGGATCAAGAGGTAAAACAGGCTATAGAGCAATCAGGTTTGACTGATTTTATAAAAGAGGCAGTTAAACCGAAAATACCTGTGATTTAG